DNA from Bordetella genomosp. 13:
GTCGACTTCGACGAGGCGCGCGATGTCCTGCACGGCAAGCAGTTGGGCGTCGATCTCCAGGGGCCGTCCCGCCAGCAGGTCCTGCAGCATGGACGGCCGATGGGCGAACGCGCGCCCCTGTCGCAGCAATGCATCGATATCCGGCGCCAGGACGATCCCCAGGCGCGCGGCGATCGCGATGCATTCGTCGGCCAGCCTGCGGTACAGCGCCACCAGTCCTGGATCGTCCGAGATGTCCTTGGACGTGGCCAGCGCCAGGCATGCGATGGGCGAAGTCACGACGTTGAGCAGCAGCTTGTCCCAGACCGCCTGGCGGATGTCACTGGTCGGCGTGACGGCGCCATAATGCGCGCCCAGCGTGTCGCAGCATGCCTGCAGGCGTTCGGTGATGCTGCCGTCGAGTTCGCCCAGGATCAACGAGTTGTTGGCGCTGCGCGACTCGATGACGCCGGGCGCCACCACTTCGTTGGGCGACCGTATCACCGCGCCGATCACTCGTCGCAGGCCCACTTTCCCGACCAGCGCGCCGCCGGGGTCCAGGCGTTCGATGCGGCGTCCGTCCAGCGCGCCGCCCATGCCATGGAAGTACCACCACGGCACGCCATTGACCGCATAGACGACGGGCGTGGCCGGGCCGAGCAGGTGCTGCAGCCCGTCGACCGCCGCCGGCAGCGAATGCGCCTTCATCGCCGTGATGACGAGATCCTGGGCGCCGAGCTGGGCGGGATCGTCGGTCGCGCGCAGGCGCACGGTGAAGGTTTCGTCGGCGGACTTCAGCGTGAGGCCGTTGCGCTGGATCGCATGCAGGTGCGGCCCGCGGGCCACGATGGAGACGTCGAGGCCCGCGCGCGCCAGCTTGGCCGCAAGATGCCCGCCAACCGCTCCCGCGCCGAATACGCATATTTTCATTGCGCGTCCTTCAGTCGAGCTTCAGGTCGATCTGGGCCGCGGCCGCCTTCCAGCGCGCCACGTCGCGCTGGATCAGGGCGTTCACCTCTTCCGGCGTCGATATCCATGGAGTCAGCGCCTGGGCTTCGTAGCGGGTGTGTGTGGCGGGATCCCGAAGGTACGCGTTGATCGACTGGTTCAGTCTGCCGATGATCTCGGACGGCGTCTTGCTGGGCGCGAGCACCGCGTACCACAGGTCGATCTGGTAGCCGGGCACGCCCGACTCGGCCAGCGTCGGCACCTCGGGCATCGCCTTCCAGCGTTCCCGGCTGGTCACGCCCAGTGGTTTCAACTGGCCGGACTTGACGTACGGCAGCACCGAATTCGCCGGGCCTATCAGAACCTGCACGCGGTTGGCCAGCAGCTCGGGCATCATCTGGCTCGCG
Protein-coding regions in this window:
- a CDS encoding ketopantoate reductase family protein; this translates as MKICVFGAGAVGGHLAAKLARAGLDVSIVARGPHLHAIQRNGLTLKSADETFTVRLRATDDPAQLGAQDLVITAMKAHSLPAAVDGLQHLLGPATPVVYAVNGVPWWYFHGMGGALDGRRIERLDPGGALVGKVGLRRVIGAVIRSPNEVVAPGVIESRSANNSLILGELDGSITERLQACCDTLGAHYGAVTPTSDIRQAVWDKLLLNVVTSPIACLALATSKDISDDPGLVALYRRLADECIAIAARLGIVLAPDIDALLRQGRAFAHRPSMLQDLLAGRPLEIDAQLLAVQDIARLVEVDTPMMDAMFALLRARTRPQAA